A window from Balaenoptera musculus isolate JJ_BM4_2016_0621 chromosome 8, mBalMus1.pri.v3, whole genome shotgun sequence encodes these proteins:
- the AASDHPPT gene encoding L-aminoadipate-semialdehyde dehydrogenase-phosphopantetheinyl transferase, translating into MVFPAKRFCLVPAMEGVRWAFSCGAWLPSRAEWLLAVRSIQPEEKERIGQFVFARDAKAALAGRLMIRKLVAEKLNIPWNNIRLQRTAKGKPVLAKDSLNPYPNFNFNISHQGDYAVLAAESELQVGIDIMKTSFPGRGSIPEFFHIMKRKFTNKEWETIRSFKDEWTQLDMFYRNWALKESFIKAIGVGLGFELQRLEFDISPLNLDIGQVYKETRLFLDGEEEKEWAFEESKIDEHHFVAVALRKPNGSRHQNVSFQDDSKPTQRQFTILTFNDLISSAVPMTPEDPSFWDCFCFTEEISIRNGTKS; encoded by the exons ATGGTTTTCCCCGCTAAGCGTTTCTGCTTGGTGCCAGCAATGGAGGGCGTGCGCTGGGCCTTTTCCTGTGGCGCTTGGCTGCCGAGCCGAGCCGAATGGCTGCTCGCGGTGCGATCGATCCAGCCCGAGGAGAAGGAGCGCATTGGCCAGTTCGTCTTTGCACGCGACGCTAAGGCAGCTTTG GCTGGTCGTCTGATGATAAGGAAATTAGTTGCAGAGAAATTGAATATACCTTGGAATAATATTCGTTTGCAAAGAACTGCAAAAGGAAAACCAGTTCTTGCGAAAGACTCATTGAATCCTTACCCCAATTTCAACTTTAACATCTCTCATCAAGGAGACTATGCTGTACTTGCTGCGGAATCTGAGCTACAAGTTGGAATTGATATAATGAAGACTAGTTTTCCAG GTCGTGGTTcaattccagaattttttcatattATGAAAAGAAAGTTTACCAACAAAGAATGGGAAACAATCAGAAGCTTTAAGGATGAATGGACTCAGCTGGATATGTTTTATAGGAATTGG GCACTGAAAGAAAGCTTCATAAAAGCAATAGGTGTTGGATTAGGATTTGAATTGCAGCGGCTTGAATTTGATATATCCCCATTAAACCTGGATATAGGCCAAGTTTATAAAGAAACACGTTTGTTTCTggatggggaagaagaaaaagaatgggcATTTGAG gaaagcAAAATAGATGAGCACCATTTTGTTGCAGTAGCTCTTAGGAAACCAAATGGATCTAGACATCAGAAT GTTTCATTTCAAGATGATTCTAAACCAACCCAGAGGCAGTTTACTATTCTCACCTTTAATGATTTAATATCATCTGCTGTTCCTATGACCCCTGAAGATCCTTCATTTTGGGACTGTTTTTGCTTCACAGAAGAAATTTCAATACGAAATGGTACAAAGTCATGA